The sequence GGCGGGGGGGGGCGCTCTCTGCATCTTCGGGCTCGAACCGTCAGGCCGCGGCCCTGGCGGGCGGCACCAGCACGTTGGACGCCGCCGCGAAGAAGGGCTTGGCGCCCTGGACGTTCTTGAGCTTAAGCTCCAGCAGCCGGCTCCCGTCGCCCGTACGCCCCAGCACCTTCACCACCTCCGCCGTCCCGCTGACACAGAGGACCTCGTCACCCGCCTTGACGGTCCGCTCGGCCGCCGTGGGCCAACCGGGGTGCGCGTCGCGGTTCACGTACATGTCCTCTTCGCGGATCCGATTCGAACCGTTTCCGTTCATGTCGGCACTCCTGTGTGTGGCGTCGCGGGGCCTGCCCGGTGCGGCAGGGGACCCGCCTTCGCGATGGGTCGCGGGTCGGGAGCGGGGGCTCGTCGTGGCCGGCGGCACGCGTAAGATGCGTGCCCGTGCCACCCTGCGGCGTCCGGGCCCCAACGTGGCCGCCCACGGCGCGCGGGGAGGCGCGGCGCGGGCGAACGTCGGGGCGGGACGCCGGGGAGTGCTCCGGCGTCGACGAAGGTTACACCGGAATTTCGGAAATGTTTCAGCATGCACCGGATCCCCGGCCCGCTCAGGCGGAAGCGGGACGGGGCACCGCCCGGACGGCCCGCTCCTCGCCCCGGGACCACCCCCACCACCGGAACAGGGCCGGGACGGCGAGCAGCGCCCAGAGCGCGCCCAGAGCGAGCAGCACCGCCCCCAGCGCGAGCGCCTCCTCGCCGGTGCGCTTCTCCACCACCAGCAGGGGGACGAGCCCCAGCAGCCCCACGGCGACCCGTGCCGCCGCGCCGGCCGCGCCCCGCCAGGCGGGCTCGTACCCCACCAGGCGGTGCTCCGCCAGGAGCGCCACCGTCCCCCCGACCGCCACCCCCGCCGAGTTCCAGAGGAAGGGGCTCCGCTCGAAGACCAGGAGCAGCCCGGCCACCGTGGCCGCGATCCCCAGCGCGCCCGCGGCCAGGAAGAAGCCCTGGGAGCGCTCCCCCAGCCACGCGCGCGCCGCCGGCCACGCCCTCCGGAAGAGCCAGATCAGCAGGGTTCCGAGGAGCGCCCCGCCCACCACGTCGGTCAGGTAGTGCACCCCCAGGTACATCCGCCCGACCCCGACCGCCGCCACCACCAGCGCCGAGAGCCAGAGCGGCACGCGCCCCCGCGCCCAGAGGAGCCCCCAGAGCACCGTGGCGGTGAAGACGTGCCCGCTGGGGAAGGAGCCCAGGTTCACGTGCTCGTACTTGACGATCTCCGGGCCGCTGGGACGGGGGACGTCGATCACCAGGTTGAGCAGCACGTTGACGACGGCCTCCGCCAGGACGACTCCGGCCAGGGCGTAGACGTCCTCCCGCCCCCAGAGCCAGAGCGCCAGGCCCGCGACGAGAACCACGCCCCAGTTGGTGGCCAGCAGGTCGACGAGCCGGAAGGGGAGCGGGTGGCCGTACCCGAAGAACTGCTGCACCCAGACGATGGGCTCGGTCCGGAACAGGAAGTCGGAAGCCCACGCGGGCATGCGGGATACTCCGGGGAGTCGGGGTGGTGGTGGGCTCCGGCCCGGCCCGCGCCTGGTGGCGCGGGCCGGGTCCTGCGACTATCCGGCGGCGCCGCCGGCCATCCTCTGCAGCACGTCGCCCGCCTGGCGGAAGAAGTTCTGGACCGCGTCCCGCTGGTTCAGCAGCTGCTGCCCGGGCTGCACGGACTGCGCGGTCTGCTCCAGCTGGCCCGCCTGAGCGTCCAGGGCCGGGAAGCGCTGGTCCTGGATCGCGTTGATCAGCGTCGCCACCGAGGTGAAGGCGTTGCGCACCATCCCCGCGTGCTCCGTGGATGTCTCCGGGGTCTGCACCAGGCGCTCGGCCGCCTGCCGCGCGTCCTGCAGCTGCGCCTGCACGTTGACGCCGGTCATCTCCGGGTTCTGGAGCACCGCATCGACCGAGGCGACCAGCCGCTGGATGCAGTCGCTGGTGTACTGGTGGTCCATGCTCATGCTGGCGGCGTCGCGCGGCGCGCAGGTCGTCATGTACTGCTCCACCGCGGGAGGCACGACCGCGGCCCCTGCCGCCACCGGGGCGACGCCGGGCTCCGGCGCGGGCTCCACGACGGCGGCGGCGGGCTCCAGCACCTCGGCCTCGTCGTCGTCGAACATCTCCCACAGCAGCCAGCCGATCAGGAGCAGCGCCAGCAGCCCCAGGAGCCACGGCCAGATGGATCCGCCGCTCTTCCGTTCGATGTCGATGTCCGCCATTTCTTCTTCCCTCCGTTCGAGTGGTTGGGTCTGCCCACCGCGCCCGGAGCCGGCATCCCTCCCGACCCCGTCCAGGAAACAACGCGACCGTCCGGCCCGCGCAGGCCGCGGATCCGGGGTCCGTGGGGCCGTGTTTGCAACAACCGGTCCCGCGGCCCGCTCCGTGTGGCGAATCCGCCGCTCAGCCGGAGCGCAGCAGCACCGCCCCGGGGCCCTCCATGCGCAGCTCCCCCCCGGGGGCGAGGCTGGCCACCTCCCCCTCCAGCTCCCCCCCGAAGCGCCCCTCCTCCGTGGCCAGCAGCAGCTCCCACCCCCGTCCGGCGGGCGGGCGCGTGTCGGCCCGCGCCGCGGTGTCCACCCGCACCTCCCCCCGGAAGGCCACCACCAGCAGGAGCGCGCTCCCGTCCGGGGCCTCCCTCCGCACCGCCAGCGCGTCGTCGTCCAGGGCGGAAGCGCGGAAGTGCTCGCGCCCGCGCTCCCGCAGCGCCGGCTCCGCGCGCCGCAGCGCCAGCAGCTCGCGGTACAGCGCCAGCACCCCCGCGTGCGGCCGCCGCTCGCGCTCGTCCCAGTTCAGCTTCGAGCGGCGGAAGGTCTCCGGGTCCTGCGGGTCCGGGATGCGCTCGCGGGTCGCCGGGTCGGCGAAGGCGGAGAAGCCCTTGAACTCCTCGCGCCGCCCCTCCGTCACCAGCCGCCCCAGCTCTTCCGGGTGGTCGGTGAAGTACTGGAAGAACGACGAGGCGGCCCACTCCTGCCCCATCCAGAGGAGCGGGGTGGCCGGCGTGAGGAGGAGGAACGCGGAGACGGCGCGGTACGCCGCGGGAGAGATGCCGTGGTTCAGGCGGTCGCCCAGGGCGCGGTTCCCCACCTGGTCGTGGTTCTGGATGCACTGCACGAAGCGGGGGTACGCGATCCCCTCGGCCGGGGTGCCGCGCGCCTCGCCGGTGTGCGGGGAGCGCTGCCCCTCGTAGTACCAACCCTTCCGCAGCGTCTCCGCGACGTCCTCCACGCTCCCCGAGTAGGAGGCGAAGTACCCCTCCCGGTCGCCGGCCACGCAGGCGCGGATCTGGTGGTGCAGGTCGTCCGCCCAGACGCCGTCCAGCCCCAGCCCGCCCCTGTCCACCGGGGTCACCAGGAGCCGCTCGTTGCGCTCGTCCTCGGCGAAGACCACGAAGCGGCGCTCCGGCCCCAGCGCGTCGCGGACGCGGGCGGCCAGCTCCTGCAGCACGTGCGTCGGCGAGTCGTCGATGATGGCGTGCGTGGCGTCCAGGCGGAGGCCGTCCAGGTGGTACTCGCGCGCCCAGTGCAGGGCGTTGCCGATCACGATCTCGCGCACGGCCGCGCTCCCCTCGCCGTCGTAGTTGACGGCGGCGCCCCAGGGGGTGTGGTGCCGCTCGGTGAAGACCTTGCCGCTGGTGAAGAGCGGGAGGTAGTTCCCCTCCGGCCCGAAGTGGTTGTAGACCACGTCCAGCACCACGGCGAGCCCGCGCCCGTGCGCGGCGTCCACCAGCCGCCGCAGCCCCTCCGGCCCGCCGTACGAGCTCTCGGGGGCGAAGAGGTCCACCCCGTCGTACCCCCAGTTGCGGGCCCCCGGGAACTCGGCCACCGGCATGATCTCGATGGCCGTCACACCCAGCTCCACGAAGTGGTCGAGCCGGGGGATCAGCGCCTCGAAGGTCCCCTCCGGCGTGGCGGTCCCCACGTGCAGCTCGTAGACGACCATCTCCTCCAGCGGGATCCCCCTCCACCCCCCGTCCGTCCACCGGAACGCCTCCGGGTCCACGACCTCGGAGGGCCCGTGCACCCCCTCCGGCTGGAATCGCGACGCCGGGTCCGGGAACGCGTCCCCCCCGTCCAGCCGGTACCGGTAGCGCGCCCCCGCCCCGATCCCCTCCACCCGTACGCTCCACCATCCCTCGGCCTGGGCGGCGAGCGGGTGGTCCCGCTCCCCCCCCGCGCCGTAGAGCACCACGTCCACGCGCTCGTGCCCCGGGGCCCAGACCCGGAACTCCACGCCCCCCCTCTCGACGCGCGCCCCCAGCGTCCGCTCCGCCGCCACGCCGCTCATCTCTCCTCCTCCGGTCGCTTCCACGTCTCCTCCCGCGCGTCCAGGTCCCCCGTGCCTCCCCTGTTCCCGTCCTCGTCCCCGGCGAGCCTCAGCCCGTCGTGGCGGGCGCGCAGCACCACCATGGAGCGCCCCTCCAGCGGGAACTCCCCGCCCACCGCGTGCACCTCCACGCCCTCCGCCATCTCGGGGCGGTTGGTGTCCAGCGTCACCTCCCACTCCTCCGCGTCGCCGTACTCCGGGAGGGTGAAGGAGATGGAGCCGCCGTCCGCGTTGAAGAGGAGGAGGAAGGTGTCGTCGGCGATCTGCTCGCCGCGCTCGTTCCACTCCTCCATGGCGTCGCCGGAGAGGCACATCCCGAACGCCTTCACGAAGCCGGAGTTCCACTCCATGTCGGTCATCTCGTGGCCGTCCGGGCGGACCCAGCTGATGTCCTTGACGCCGGAGCCGCGGATGGGGCGCCCCCGGAAGAAGCGGCGCCGCCGGAAGGTGGGGTGCTCGCGCCGGAGCTTCGCCACGCGGCGCGTGAACTCCAGGAGCGCCCGGCCGCGCCCGGTCAGGTTCCACCCGATCCAGGAGATCTCGTTGTCCTGGCAGTACGCGTTGTTGTTGCCGTACTGCGTGCGCCCCATCTCGTCGCCGCCGCAGATCATGGGCACCCCCTGCGACAGGAGGAGGGTCGCGATGAAGTTGCGCTTCTGGCGCTCCCGCTGGCGGATGATGTCGTGGCGC is a genomic window of Longimicrobiaceae bacterium containing:
- a CDS encoding phosphatase PAP2 family protein, giving the protein MPAWASDFLFRTEPIVWVQQFFGYGHPLPFRLVDLLATNWGVVLVAGLALWLWGREDVYALAGVVLAEAVVNVLLNLVIDVPRPSGPEIVKYEHVNLGSFPSGHVFTATVLWGLLWARGRVPLWLSALVVAAVGVGRMYLGVHYLTDVVGGALLGTLLIWLFRRAWPAARAWLGERSQGFFLAAGALGIAATVAGLLLVFERSPFLWNSAGVAVGGTVALLAEHRLVGYEPAWRGAAGAAARVAVGLLGLVPLLVVEKRTGEEALALGAVLLALGALWALLAVPALFRWWGWSRGEERAVRAVPRPASA
- the treZ gene encoding malto-oligosyltrehalose trehalohydrolase, which produces MSGVAAERTLGARVERGGVEFRVWAPGHERVDVVLYGAGGERDHPLAAQAEGWWSVRVEGIGAGARYRYRLDGGDAFPDPASRFQPEGVHGPSEVVDPEAFRWTDGGWRGIPLEEMVVYELHVGTATPEGTFEALIPRLDHFVELGVTAIEIMPVAEFPGARNWGYDGVDLFAPESSYGGPEGLRRLVDAAHGRGLAVVLDVVYNHFGPEGNYLPLFTSGKVFTERHHTPWGAAVNYDGEGSAAVREIVIGNALHWAREYHLDGLRLDATHAIIDDSPTHVLQELAARVRDALGPERRFVVFAEDERNERLLVTPVDRGGLGLDGVWADDLHHQIRACVAGDREGYFASYSGSVEDVAETLRKGWYYEGQRSPHTGEARGTPAEGIAYPRFVQCIQNHDQVGNRALGDRLNHGISPAAYRAVSAFLLLTPATPLLWMGQEWAASSFFQYFTDHPEELGRLVTEGRREEFKGFSAFADPATRERIPDPQDPETFRRSKLNWDERERRPHAGVLALYRELLALRRAEPALRERGREHFRASALDDDALAVRREAPDGSALLLVVAFRGEVRVDTAARADTRPPAGRGWELLLATEEGRFGGELEGEVASLAPGGELRMEGPGAVLLRSG